The genomic stretch ATGCTTATCATCACTTAAAAAAGCAGGTAAAATGGCAAAACAAAGACTTACTTGGGCAGCTCTGTTTGTTGGAGGGCATTTGACTTTAAGTTGTGCTCTCTTCCAATGTGATCTTTTAAATGTATTTGGCTGGGAAGATGCTGCTAGCAGTTCTTTTGCACTTATCATCCATGACTATATATTGTGTCCGGTTGTTAAAAAAGGAAATTTGTGACTTTGATTTAGTTGAATGCCTTGAGGCATCTTTTCCCTGGAGAGATGGATTAAGCAGCTTAAAATCTCCTCATTTACTTGTTCATGTAGAATTGGATTTATTTATCTACTAGATTCTGGTTTAGGTCCTTGTTCTATATGGAGTAAACtgatctcaaaataaaatcaattttttcattctcatttaaattTCCAACCTGTGGTATAGCTGGAAGCTGTTTGCTAATACCAGCTAATTCATCTGGACAGATTCGCACACCCTTTTTAGTGTTATGATTTATCTTATGACatgtgtttaaatttttagctGCGTCCTGTGTGCTCTGCTTTTCTGACTGTTGTGATGGACTTGTGTTTCTTACTCTTCCTTCCTGGATGTATTTGTCAAGCTTAATTTAGTTCCTATTAGTTCAGGTTTGACAGTTTTGCCTTAGCACAGTTAGAGAACAGGCATAGATTGTGTTCTGTTACTCTTGGTTAGACTTCTGCTTAGTTTCTGAACGTGTAATTTGCAGAAAAAGCAGGGGGCATATCAGAATGAAGGCACTGATCCTTGTTGGAGGGTTTGGAACAAGGTTGAGGCCGTTGACTCTCAGTGTTCCTAAACCACTAGTTGAATTTGCCAACAAACCTATGATCCTGCATCAGGTATAGTTTTTTTAGCATTGCCTGTGTTGATACAAGAATAATTGAACTCATGTTGGATGCTGTTGTTCTGGTTAACTGCTTCCTCTGTGCAATAACTTGTTATAATCCGTTGATTGCCATGATTTAGAAACGGCTTGTTTTAAAACCTAGTTGCTAAAAGAATTTAGACACTTACCCATTTATGATGGGCCGTAATAATTCCATGCTTTGTCAAGCACATTTTCTAAATTTGGAAATTGGTTATGCATGTGTTATATCCAGTTATTgatcttttttaattgtttgcaGATAGAGGCTCTCAAAGCTATAGGAGTGACTGAAGTTGTTTTGGCTATCAACTACCAGCCTGAGGTAAGAACAAGCAGCTTCTCTTCCCAACCCCTTTTCACCACTATCAACtgtcattaaaaattaacagaTTGTTCCAACTGGGGTGGTTGTGCTCTTTCCTGCAGGTGATGCTCAACTTCTTGAAGGAATTTGAGACGAAGCTTGAGATTAAGATCACTTGCTCACAAGAGACTGAGCCGCTCGGCACTGCTGGTCCTTTGGCCTTAGCAAGGGACAAACTAATCGGTGATTCTGGCGAGCCGTTTTTTGTTCTCAATAGTGATGTTATCAGTGAATACCCGCTCAAACAAATGATAGATTTCCACAAAGCCCATGGTGGAGAGGCTTCCATAATGGTGACCAAGGTAGCATCTACTAGTTATCAGTTTATTTTCATTAGTTTTCCTTGGATACGTGGAACTAAACTAATGTTGAAAATTGTTTCGCCTTAAACTGTAGGTGGATGAGCCATCAAAGTATGGTGTTGTGGTTACGGAAGAATCCACAGGAAAAGTTGAAAGATTTGtggaaaaaccaaaaatatttgttgGTAACAAAATCAATGCTGGGATTTATCTGCTGAACCCATCTGTTATTGATAGAATTGAACTGAGGCCCACCTCAATTGAGAAAGAGGTCTTCCCAAAAATTGCAGCAGATAACAAGCTCTACGCAATGGTGCTTCCAGGGTTTTGGATGGACATTGGACAGCCAAGAGACTATATTGTAGGCCTAAGACTCTATCTAGattcccttaaaaaaaattcctcatCAAAGTTGGCCACTGGTCCCCATATTGTGGGAAATGTCTTGGTAGATGAGACCGCCAAGATTGGAGAGGGTTGTTTGATTGGACCTGATGTTGCAATAGGACCAGGATGCATTGTCGAGTCTGGAGTTAGACTCTCTCGTTGCTCTGTGATGCGTGGAGTTTACATCAAGAAGCACGCTTGCATATCTAGCAGTATCATCGGGTGGCACTCCACTGTCGGGAGATGGGCCCGTGTAGAGAACATGACAATCCTTGGAGAAGATGTCCAAGTGTGTGACGAAATTTACAGCAATGGAGGTGTGGTTTTACCCCACAAAGAGATCAAATCGAGCATTTTGAAGCCAGAGATTGTAATGTGAGGGACTGGGTTTGGGATTTGCAGACTTCGTTTAAAGCCCTTGGAAGGGTTACAAGTTATTGCGTTTGGAAATGTCTTCCGAGTTCTAGTTCGAATTAGATTGCTGAAAGAGGAGGTCTGTCATAGATGTGAAAATGGTGTTAAAGTGCAACTTTGTGGTGTAGATAAAATAAGTTTTCATGTAACCAAAACGTTgtaaaattgaaatcttcagtTTCACAGAATCCAGTGTAATGTATCAACAAAGAAACTCTTTGTTTTGTCGATCAGTGTAGTTGGACAgcttaagatttttttctattaccTGTACATGGGTGGTACCGAAACTTGCAGAACCAACATTTTCAGATTTCTCTTTCTATGAAGAGATCGTGAGAGGTACCGAACTGGTAGCAATGTTGGTCTTTCTGGAGCAAAATTCTGAAGAGGTTACGGTGGGCTGAAAAATAATGGCTGTCACGGGTCCCTGCCTTTTGACTAAGTGAAGGGAGTTGTGTGTTGATAATTGCTCTACATGAGGGTATCACATCGGCCATCAATTAATTGTAATTTGGTGTAAATGTGTATCGCAACTTTATGTGAATAGCAAACGAGAAAAGAAATTGCATTTTCAATGCAATCACTTGACAAAATTGTCCCAATTTAACGACTCGAGTCTAATCCGAAAGCATAATTTGGAGGGAGCA from Populus alba chromosome 8, ASM523922v2, whole genome shotgun sequence encodes the following:
- the LOC118052257 gene encoding mannose-1-phosphate guanylyltransferase 1 codes for the protein MKALILVGGFGTRLRPLTLSVPKPLVEFANKPMILHQIEALKAIGVTEVVLAINYQPEVMLNFLKEFETKLEIKITCSQETEPLGTAGPLALARDKLIGDSGEPFFVLNSDVISEYPLKQMIDFHKAHGGEASIMVTKVDEPSKYGVVVTEESTGKVERFVEKPKIFVGNKINAGIYLLNPSVIDRIELRPTSIEKEVFPKIAADNKLYAMVLPGFWMDIGQPRDYIVGLRLYLDSLKKNSSSKLATGPHIVGNVLVDETAKIGEGCLIGPDVAIGPGCIVESGVRLSRCSVMRGVYIKKHACISSSIIGWHSTVGRWARVENMTILGEDVQVCDEIYSNGGVVLPHKEIKSSILKPEIVM